One Curtobacterium herbarum genomic window carries:
- a CDS encoding YraN family protein — protein sequence MTNQPDRPEPDGAPRGRDRRRATGNAGEDQAAQWLERHGFSIIDRNWRCARGEVDIVARDGDTIVFIEVKTRTGQTTGHPLDAVTPRKLARIRQLVPAWFHAHREQTARAIRIDCIAVTMIADHVAIEHVEALG from the coding sequence ATGACGAATCAGCCAGACCGGCCGGAGCCGGACGGCGCTCCTCGCGGGCGTGATCGGCGCCGGGCGACGGGAAACGCCGGAGAAGACCAAGCTGCCCAATGGCTCGAGCGGCACGGATTCTCGATCATCGACCGGAACTGGCGATGTGCCCGCGGCGAAGTGGACATCGTCGCGCGGGACGGCGACACGATCGTCTTCATCGAGGTGAAGACCCGCACGGGGCAGACCACCGGGCACCCGCTCGATGCGGTGACGCCCCGGAAACTCGCACGCATCCGACAGCTCGTCCCCGCGTGGTTCCACGCCCACCGCGAACAGACGGCCCGGGCCATCCGGATCGACTGCATCGCCGTGACGATGATCGCGGACCACGTGGCGATCGAGCACGTCGAGGCGCTCGGATGA
- the rplS gene encoding 50S ribosomal protein L19: MQLLDHVTAGALRTDHPDFRPGDTVKVHVNIVEGTRSRIQVFQGVVIGRQGHGIGETFTVRKVSFQVGVERMFPVHSPIIDHVEIVTRGDVRRAKLYYLRELRGKAARRKIKEKRDN; this comes from the coding sequence ATGCAGCTCCTCGACCACGTGACCGCCGGTGCCCTGCGCACCGACCACCCTGACTTCCGCCCCGGCGACACCGTCAAGGTCCACGTCAACATCGTCGAAGGCACGCGCTCGCGTATCCAGGTCTTCCAGGGTGTCGTCATCGGCCGCCAGGGCCACGGCATCGGCGAGACCTTCACGGTCCGCAAGGTGAGCTTCCAGGTCGGTGTCGAGCGCATGTTCCCCGTGCACTCCCCGATCATCGACCACGTCGAGATCGTCACCCGCGGTGACGTCCGTCGCGCGAAGCTCTACTACCTCCGCGAACTCCGCGGCAAGGCGGCCCGCCGCAAGATCAAGGAGAAGCGCGACAACTGA
- a CDS encoding ribonuclease HII has product MTPVRPSLRLEKSLLAAGRVTVIGVDEVGRGAIAGPVAVGAAAVTIDVRRVPQGLADSKLLSQARREALVPVVTRWARTAVGMASAQVVDEQGIVAALGLAGSRAIGTLVQDGVSLDGAVVVLDGSFDWLTRALPAEHRPLDVQVRVKADRDCASVAAASVVAKVARDDLMIAAHDEAPHYAWASNKGYGSTAHYDAIRAVGPHELHRKTWLHAATSVALDGFAELDAVDG; this is encoded by the coding sequence GTGACGCCGGTCCGGCCGTCCCTGCGGCTCGAGAAGTCGCTGCTCGCCGCCGGGCGGGTCACCGTCATCGGCGTCGACGAGGTCGGGCGCGGTGCGATCGCCGGCCCGGTCGCGGTCGGTGCCGCCGCCGTCACGATCGACGTCCGACGGGTGCCGCAGGGCCTCGCCGACTCGAAGCTCCTCAGCCAGGCACGCCGTGAGGCCCTGGTCCCCGTGGTCACACGCTGGGCACGGACCGCGGTCGGCATGGCGTCGGCGCAGGTCGTCGACGAGCAGGGCATCGTCGCCGCGCTCGGACTGGCCGGGTCCCGTGCCATCGGGACGCTCGTGCAGGACGGCGTCTCGCTCGACGGCGCCGTGGTCGTCCTCGACGGGTCCTTCGACTGGCTCACCCGCGCGTTGCCGGCGGAACACCGGCCGCTCGACGTCCAGGTGCGGGTGAAGGCCGATCGGGACTGCGCGTCCGTCGCAGCGGCGTCCGTCGTCGCCAAGGTCGCCCGTGACGACCTGATGATCGCGGCCCACGACGAGGCCCCGCACTACGCGTGGGCGTCGAACAAGGGCTACGGGTCGACGGCGCACTACGACGCGATCCGCGCGGTCGGTCCCCACGAGCTGCACCGGAAGACGTGGCTGCACGCGGCGACGAGCGTCGCCCTGGACGGGTTCGCGGAACTGGACGCCGTCGACGGGTGA
- the lepB gene encoding signal peptidase I — protein sequence MTDTTEGEARRPRTAKKPRNGVLTFLRDLVIIFIAALLVSFLVKTFLIRSFYIPSESMQNTLQVNDRVIVNELVPGAVKLKRGDVVVFKDPGGWLTGETLPNVQPTTSIGKAADWLLTQVGLGTGDSDDHLIKRVIGLPGDKVSCCNDLGQMSVNGVPLTEPYLKLPAGDTRASQTDFSVTVPKGTIWVMGDNRNNSRDSRYNGDTPSKGFVPLSDVTGRAFVISWPTNRWTWLDDHPEVFAGVEQRDK from the coding sequence ATGACGGACACGACAGAGGGTGAAGCCCGTCGGCCACGAACGGCGAAGAAGCCGCGCAACGGGGTCCTGACCTTCCTGCGGGACCTCGTCATCATCTTCATCGCGGCCCTCCTGGTCTCCTTCCTGGTGAAGACCTTCCTGATCCGGTCGTTCTACATCCCCTCCGAGTCGATGCAGAACACCCTGCAGGTCAACGACCGCGTCATCGTGAACGAACTGGTCCCCGGTGCCGTCAAGCTGAAGCGCGGCGACGTCGTGGTGTTCAAGGACCCGGGCGGGTGGCTCACCGGTGAGACCCTGCCGAACGTGCAGCCGACCACCTCGATCGGCAAGGCGGCGGACTGGCTGCTCACGCAGGTCGGCCTGGGCACCGGCGACAGCGACGACCACCTCATCAAGCGGGTCATCGGGCTGCCGGGCGACAAGGTGAGCTGCTGCAACGACCTCGGGCAGATGTCCGTCAACGGGGTCCCGCTCACCGAGCCGTACCTCAAGCTGCCCGCGGGGGACACCCGCGCGTCGCAGACCGACTTCTCCGTCACCGTGCCGAAGGGCACCATCTGGGTGATGGGCGACAACCGCAACAACTCGCGTGACTCCCGGTACAACGGCGACACCCCGTCGAAGGGCTTCGTGCCGCTGTCCGACGTCACCGGTCGGGCCTTCGTGATCTCGTGGCCGACGAACCGCTGGACCTGGCTGGACGACCACCCCGAGGTCTTCGCCGGTGTGGAGCAGCGGGACAAGTGA
- a CDS encoding DUF2469 family protein, whose translation MDDEEFDDYDREVELALYREYRDVVGQFRYVVETERRFYLANEVELVRRDTEHDFYFELTMNDVWVWDVYRSDRFVKSVRVLTFKDVNVEELTARELELPKELALDE comes from the coding sequence ATGGATGACGAAGAATTCGACGACTACGACCGCGAGGTCGAACTGGCCCTGTACCGCGAGTACCGCGACGTCGTGGGGCAGTTCCGGTACGTGGTCGAGACCGAGCGGCGGTTCTACCTGGCGAACGAGGTCGAACTCGTCCGCCGCGACACCGAGCACGACTTCTACTTCGAATTGACGATGAACGACGTGTGGGTCTGGGACGTCTACCGTTCCGACCGCTTCGTCAAGTCGGTCCGGGTGCTGACGTTCAAGGACGTGAACGTCGAAGAACTCACCGCGCGAGAACTCGAACTGCCGAAGGAACTCGCGCTCGACGAGTAG
- a CDS encoding histone-like nucleoid-structuring protein Lsr2: MAQKVTVQLVDDLDDSPIAAGDGRTVEFAFDGSSYEIDLSNDNVDKFRDAISDYIAAARKTAGRRTGSAGKSPSAPKRGNSEELGKIREWAKENGYEVSSRGRISTQVQEAYAAAH, translated from the coding sequence ATGGCGCAGAAGGTCACTGTCCAGCTCGTCGACGATCTCGACGATTCGCCGATCGCCGCTGGCGATGGCCGAACGGTCGAGTTCGCGTTCGACGGTTCGTCGTACGAGATCGACCTGTCGAACGACAACGTCGACAAGTTCCGGGACGCGATCTCGGACTACATCGCCGCAGCACGCAAGACCGCCGGTCGTCGCACCGGCTCGGCGGGCAAGAGCCCGTCCGCCCCGAAGCGTGGGAACTCCGAGGAACTCGGGAAGATCCGCGAGTGGGCGAAGGAGAACGGGTACGAGGTCTCTTCCCGTGGCCGTATCTCGACGCAGGTGCAGGAAGCGTACGCAGCCGCACACTGA